A genomic segment from Osmerus mordax isolate fOsmMor3 chromosome 5, fOsmMor3.pri, whole genome shotgun sequence encodes:
- the LOC136942891 gene encoding histone H1-like — protein sequence MAEVAPAPAPAKAPKKKAAAKPKKAGPSVGELIVKAVSASKERSGVSLAAVKKALAADGYDVEKNNSRVKIAVKSLVTKGTLVQTKGTGASGSFKINKEAEAKAKKPVKKVAAPKVKKAVAKKPVAAKKPKKVAVKKPAAAKKSPKKVKKPAAAKKATKSPKKVKKPATPKKTVAKSPKKAAKAAKPKAAKPKVAKAKKPAPKKK from the coding sequence ATGGCAGAAGTCGCTCCAGCTCCCGCTCCGGCCAAGGCACCCAAGAAGAAGGCGGCAGCCAAGCCCAAGAAAGCTGGACCCAGCGTCGGCGAGCTGATCGTCAAGGCCGTGTCCGCTTCCAAGGAGAGAAGCGGCGTGTCCCTGGCAGCGGTCAAGAAAGCCCTGGCGGCCGACGGCTACGACGTAGAGAAGAACAACTCCCGCGTCAAGATCGCAGTGAAGAGCCTCGTCACAAAAGGAACTTTGGTCCAGACCAAAGGGACGGGCGCTTCTGGCTCTTTTAAGATTAACAAGGAGGCGGAGGCCAAGGCAAAGAAGCCCGTTAAGAAGGTCGCCGCTCCGAAAGTAAAAAAGGCAGTCGCCAAGAAACCCGTTGCTGCCAAGAAGCCCAAGAAGGTCGCTGTGAAGAAGCCCGCGGCTGCCAAGAAGTCGCCCAAGAAGGTTAAGAAGCCCGCGGCAGCCAAGAAGGCAACCAAGAGCCCCAAGAAGGTGAAGAAGCCCGCAACACCCAAGAAAACAGTGGCCAAGAGCCCCAAGAAGGCAGCTAAGGCAGCCAAGCCCAAAGCCGCCAAGCCCAAGGTGGCCAAGGCAAAGAAACCAGCGCCTAAGAAGAAGTAA
- the LOC136943043 gene encoding histone H2B → MPEPAKSAPKKGSKKAVSKTAAKGGKKRRKSRKESYAIYVYKVLKQVHPDTGISSKAMGIMNSFVNDIFERIAGESSRLAHYNKRSTITSREIQTAVRLLLPGELAKHAVSEGTKAVTKYTSSK, encoded by the coding sequence ATGCCTGAGCCAGCAAAGTCCGCGCCCAAGAAGGGCTCCAAGAAAGCCGTTTCCAAGACTGCCGCAAAGGGCGGCAAGAAGCGCAGAAAGTCCAGGAAGGAGAGCTACGCCATCTACGTGTACAAGGTACTGAAGCAGGTTCACCCTGACACCGGCATCTCCTCCAAGGCCATGGGAATCATGAATTCCTTCGTCAACGATATTTTCGAGCGTATCGCCGGAGAGTCGTCTCGCCTGGCTCACTACAACAAGCGATCAACCATCACCTCCAGGGAGATCCAGACCGCTGTCCGCCTTCTACTCCCCGGTGAGTTGGCCAAGCACGCTGTGTCCGAGGGAACCAAGGCCGTGACCAAGTACACCAGCTCTAAGTAA
- the LOC136943485 gene encoding histone H4 — translation MSGRGKGGKGLGKGGAKRHRKVLRDNIQGITKPAIRRLARRGGVKRISGLIYEETRGVLKVFLENVIRDAVTYTEHAKRKTVTAMDVVYALKRQGRTLYGFGG, via the coding sequence ATGTCAGGTAGAGGCAAAGGAGGCAAAGGACTCGGTAAAGGAGGCGCTAAGCGTCATCGCAAGGTTCTCCGtgataacatccagggcattacCAAGCCAGCTATTCGCCGCCTGGCTCGCCGTGGCGGCGTGAAACGCATTTCAGGTTTGATCTACGAAGAGACGCGCGGTGTGTTGAAGGTGTTCCTGGAGAACGTCATCCGTGATGCCGTGACCTACACCGAGCACGCCAAAAGAAAGACCGTGACCGCCATGGACGTGGTCTATGCTCTGAAGCGCCAGGGACGTACTCTGTACGGCTTCGGCGGTTAA
- the LOC136942988 gene encoding histone H2A codes for MSGRGKTGGKARAKAKTRSSRAGLQFPVGRVHRLLRKGNYAQRVGAGAPVYLAAVLEYLTAEILELAGNAARDNKKTRIIPRHLQLAVRNDEELNKLLGGVTIAQGGVLPNIQAVLLPKKTEKAVKAK; via the coding sequence ATGAGCGGAAGAGGCAAAACCGGAGGCAAAGCCAGGGCTAAGGCCAAGACCAGGTCATCCCGCGCCGGGCTCCAGTTCCCTGTGGGTCGTGTTCACAGGCTTCTCCGCAAGGGCAACTATGCGCAGCGTGTGGGAGCTGGTGCACCCGTCTACCTGGCAGCCGTGCTCGAGTATCTCACCGCTGAGATCCTGGAGTTGGCCGGCAACGCGGCTCGTGACAACAAGAAGACTCGTATCATCCCTCGTCACCTGCAGCTGGCCGTCCGCAACGACGAGGAGCTCAACAAACTTCTCGGTGGCGTTACGATCGCTCAGGGTGGAGTGCTGCCCAACATCCAGGCAGTCCTTCTCCCCAAGAAGACCGAGAAGGCCGTTAAGGCTAAGTAA